The Henckelia pumila isolate YLH828 chromosome 2, ASM3356847v2, whole genome shotgun sequence genome includes a window with the following:
- the LOC140879858 gene encoding mitochondrial carrier protein MTM1-like, protein MSTGKQTSRILEVDNGVSLMSESGLVIEDGTEVTGTSELQAHRKNGSEDPLGLRERAFSAAGAAFLSAILVNPLDVAKTRLQAQAAGVPYNPLSNVISRMAVFGPHMMFADLRCSPSCTRAGVHGTVAICPPDCFHYKGTLDVFYKIIQQEGFSRLWRGTNAGLALAVPTVGIYLPCYDIFRNMLEEFAVQNAPILEPYTPLLAGSMARSLACTSCYPIELAKTRMQAFKHVNGDKRPPGVLKTLIDDIPRVKSTSNFKNSLQSYRVLWTGLSAQLARDVPFSAICWPTLELVRRRLLGLVGDEANAASILGANFSAGFVAGSLAAAATCPLDVAKTRRQIEKDPMRALKMSTRQTLLEIWRDGGTKGLFTGVGPRIGRAGPSVGIVVSFYEVVKHILQNQYAAA, encoded by the exons ATGAGCACCGGCAAGCAGACCTCCAGAATTCTGGAAGTTGATAATGGTGTATCCTTGATGTCTGAGTCAGGGTTGGTGATTGAGGATGGAACTGAAGTTACTGGAACTTCAGAGCTACAGGCTCACCGTAAAAACGGATCGGAGGACCCGTTGGGTCTGCGCGAGCGTGCATTTTCTGCTGCTGGAGCTGCATTTCTATCAGCCATTTTGGTTAACCCCCTTGATGTTGCAAAG ACGAGATTGCAGGCTCAGGCTGCTGGAGTCCCTTACAACCCATTAAGTAATGTTATAAGTCGCATGGCAGTTTTTGGACCCCACATG ATGTTTGCTGATCTAAGGTGTTCTCCCTCATGCACGCGCGCTGGGGTTCATGGTACGGTTGCAATTTGCCCACCAGATTGTTTCCATTACAAAGGGACGCTCGATGTGTTTTATAAAATCATTCAACAG GAAGGATTTTCGAGACTTTGGAGAGGCACGAATGCTGGCTTAGCGCTTGCTGTGCCCACT GTTGGCATATACTTGCCTTGCTACGACATTTTCCGTAACATGTTAGAGGAATTTGCTGTACAGAATGCTCCTATCTTAGAGCCATACACACCTTTACTGGCTGGTTCAATGGCACGTTCACTAGCTTGCACGAGTTGCTATCCAATTGAGCTTGCCAAAACACGAATGCAG GCGTTTAAGCATGTCAATGGCGATAAAAGACCCCCGGGAGTCTTGAAAACATTAATTGACGATATTCCACGAGTCAAGAGCACGAGCAACTTTAAAAACAGCT TGCAAAGCTATCGTGTCTTGTGGACGGGCCTTAGTGCTCAGCTTGCTCGTGATGTTCCTTTCTCTGCCATCTGCTGGCCAACCCTTGAGCTG GTAAGAAGGCGGCTTTTAGGTCTTGTTGGAGATGAAGCTAATGCAGCCAGTATCCTTGGGGCAAATTTTTCTGCTGGTTTTGTTGCTGGGAGCCTTGCTGCTGCTGCTACATGTCCACTTGATGTTGCAAAGACCCGCAGGCAAATTGAG AAGGATCCCATGAGGGCATTGAAGATGAGTACAAGACAGACATTATTGGAGATATGGAG GGATGGAGGGACAAAGGGATTGTTTACTGGAGTTGGTCCTCGTATTGGCCGTGCCGGTCCTTCTGTAGGGATTGTGGTTTCATTTTACGAAGTCGTTAAACACATTCTACAGAACCAATATGCTGCTGCTTAA
- the LOC140885520 gene encoding polypyrimidine tract-binding protein homolog 2-like isoform X2 produces MTSNSSQPQFRYTQPPSKVLHLRNLPWECTEEELVEFGKPFGNVVNTKCNVGANRNQAFIEFAEPNQAIGMMSYYASSSEPAQVRGKTVYLQYSNRQEIVNNKTAADVAGNVLLVTIEGTDARLVSIDVMHLVFSAFGFVHKITTFEKTAGFQALVQFSDSETASSAKDSLDGRSIPRYLIPELGPCSLRITYSAHTDLSVKFQSHRSRDYTNPLLPIAPSAIDASGQSIGIDGKKLEPESNVLLASIENMQYAVTLDVMHQVFSAFGPVLKIAMFDKNGGLQALVQYPDVQTAVVAKEALEGHCIYDGGFCKLHLSYSRHVDLSIKVNNDRSRDYTTPSTPVLNAQHSILGQQPYHPAGGQSSNVYSGPQYASAPVHAVPPHSAGWNPMMPQSMHMQMHNYPYSPATSSPAWSHGMISPHGQNGSPKSPMPPYHHQ; encoded by the exons ATGACATCTAATTCCAGCCAGCCGCAGTTCCGCTACACCCAACCCCCATCCAAGGTCCTCCATTTACGAAACTTACCTTGGGAATGTACTGAAGAGGAACTGGTTGAATTCGGCAAACCTTTTGGTAATGTTGTCAATACAAAGTGTAATGTGGGGGCCAATCGAAACCAAGCTTTTATTGAGTTT GCGGAACCAAATCAAGCTATTGGTATGATGTCTTACTATGCATCCTCATCAGAGCCCGCTCAGGTACGAGGGAAAACTGTTTACTTACAGTATTCCAACAGGCAAGAAATAGTGAACAATAAAACTGCAGCAGATGTTGCTGGAAATGTTCTCTTGGTGACAATTGAGGGGACTGATGCGCGTCTCGTTAGCATTGATGTCATGCACTTG GTGTTTTCAGCATTTGGATTTGTGCACAAGATAACCACATTTGAGAAGACTGCTGGTTTTCAG GCTTTGGTGCAATTTTCTGATTCAGAGACTGCCTCTTCTGCTAAGGACTCCCTTGATGGAAGAAGCATTCCAAG GTATTTGATACCAGAGCTGGGACCATGTTCCCTTCGGATTACATATTCTGCTCATACTGATTTGAGTGTAAAATTCCAGAGTCATCGTAGTAG GGACTATACTAATCCTCTACTCCCCATTGCTCCTTCAGCCATTGATGCGAGCGGTCAG AGTATAGGAATTGATGGAAAAAAACTGGAGCCAGAGAGCAATGTTCTTCTCGCCTCAATTGAAAACATGCAGTATGCAGTCACCTTGGATGTTATGCACCAG GTCTTCTCTGCTTTCGGGCCCGTCCTTAAGATAGCCATGTTTGATAAAAATGGTGGTCTTCAGGCTTTGGTACAGTATCCTG ATGTTCAGACAGCTGTTGTTGCAAAGGAAGCCCTGGAAGGACACTGCATATATGATGGAGGATTTTGCAAGCTCCATCTCTCCTATTCCCGACACGTTGATCTCAGCATAAAG GTCAACAATGACAGGAGCAGGGACTACACCACCCCCAGTACTCCCGTCTTGAACGCTCAACATTCTATCTTGGGACAGCAACCATACCACCCTGCAGGAGGCCAAAGCTCTAATGTTTACAGTGGACCACAGTATGCTTCAGCACCAGTTCATGCGGTGCCTCCACATTCAGCTGGTTGGAACCCAATGATGCCTCAATCCATGCATATGCAAATGCATAATTATCCTTATTCCCCTGCTACAAGTTCTCCAGCGTGGAGCCATGGAATGATTTCACCTCATGGCCAGAATGGTTCGCCAAAGTCCCCAATGCCCCCTTATCATCATCAATAG
- the LOC140885520 gene encoding polypyrimidine tract-binding protein homolog 2-like isoform X3, whose amino-acid sequence MHLVRTYAYLSQAQSHDKLTNRHVSRINLQWQLIASGEIGNVFSAFGFVHKITTFEKTAGFQALVQFSDSETASSAKDSLDGRSIPRYLIPELGPCSLRITYSAHTDLSVKFQSHRSRDYTNPLLPIAPSAIDASGQSIGIDGKKLEPESNVLLASIENMQYAVTLDVMHQVFSAFGPVLKIAMFDKNGGLQALVQYPDVQTAVVAKEALEGHCIYDGGFCKLHLSYSRHVDLSIKVNNDRSRDYTTPSTPVLNAQHSILGQQPYHPAGGQSSNVYSGPQYASAPVHAVPPHSAGWNPMMPQSMHMQMHNYPYSPATSSPAWSHGMISPHGQNGSPKSPMPPYHHQ is encoded by the exons ATGCACTTGGTAAGAACTTATGCATATCTCTCGCAAGCTCAGAGCCATGATAAGTTGACGAA CAGGCACGTGTCAAGGATAAATCTTCAATGGCAGCTTATTGCATCGGGAGAAATAGGGAAT GTGTTTTCAGCATTTGGATTTGTGCACAAGATAACCACATTTGAGAAGACTGCTGGTTTTCAG GCTTTGGTGCAATTTTCTGATTCAGAGACTGCCTCTTCTGCTAAGGACTCCCTTGATGGAAGAAGCATTCCAAG GTATTTGATACCAGAGCTGGGACCATGTTCCCTTCGGATTACATATTCTGCTCATACTGATTTGAGTGTAAAATTCCAGAGTCATCGTAGTAG GGACTATACTAATCCTCTACTCCCCATTGCTCCTTCAGCCATTGATGCGAGCGGTCAG AGTATAGGAATTGATGGAAAAAAACTGGAGCCAGAGAGCAATGTTCTTCTCGCCTCAATTGAAAACATGCAGTATGCAGTCACCTTGGATGTTATGCACCAG GTCTTCTCTGCTTTCGGGCCCGTCCTTAAGATAGCCATGTTTGATAAAAATGGTGGTCTTCAGGCTTTGGTACAGTATCCTG ATGTTCAGACAGCTGTTGTTGCAAAGGAAGCCCTGGAAGGACACTGCATATATGATGGAGGATTTTGCAAGCTCCATCTCTCCTATTCCCGACACGTTGATCTCAGCATAAAG GTCAACAATGACAGGAGCAGGGACTACACCACCCCCAGTACTCCCGTCTTGAACGCTCAACATTCTATCTTGGGACAGCAACCATACCACCCTGCAGGAGGCCAAAGCTCTAATGTTTACAGTGGACCACAGTATGCTTCAGCACCAGTTCATGCGGTGCCTCCACATTCAGCTGGTTGGAACCCAATGATGCCTCAATCCATGCATATGCAAATGCATAATTATCCTTATTCCCCTGCTACAAGTTCTCCAGCGTGGAGCCATGGAATGATTTCACCTCATGGCCAGAATGGTTCGCCAAAGTCCCCAATGCCCCCTTATCATCATCAATAG
- the LOC140882182 gene encoding low affinity inorganic phosphate transporter 4-like, translated as MASHSISVLNALDNARTQWYHMTTIVIAGMGFFTDAYDLFCISTVSKLLGRLYYYDPSTGKPGKLPHSVNNLVIGVALVGTLMGQLVFGYLGDKLGRKKVYGITLVLMCICAICSGLSFGHSAKAVIGTLCFFRFWLGFGIGGDYPLSATIMSEYANKKTRGAFIAAVFAMQGVGIVFAGVVSTVVSKIFLDYYEAKKFSEANLFSTELKGDYAWRIVLMLGALPALLTFYWRMKMPETARYTAIIEGNAKLAASDMGRVLNFEIEAEPEKIAQFNASNEYPLFSHEFIRRHGKHLFGTMTTWFLLDIAFYSQNLTQKDIFPTVGLTSKPEDVSALKEMFETSRAMFVIALLGTFPGYWFTVAFIEKIGRFYIQLVGFFMMSIFMLTMGLEYDTLKTKEHKWTFAALYGLTFFFANFGPNSTTFVLPAELFPTRVRSTCHAFSAASGKAGAMIGAFGIQYYTQDGDVPKIKKAMILLAATNLLGFFCTFLLTETKGRSLEEISGEDGGGGEAQTTGKNPVSQSENWEDSRNYL; from the exons ATGGCCTCACATAGCATTTCTGTGCTTAATGCTCTTGATAATGCACGTACACAATGGTACCATATGACCACTATTGTGATAGCCGGAATGGGATTTTTCACTGATGCATATGATCTGTTTTGCATCTCCACCGTCTCTAAACTCTTAGGTCGTCTATACTACTACGACCCCTCCACAGGGAAGCCAGGAAAGCTTCCCCATTCAGTCAATAACTTAGTTATTGGAGTCGCTCTTGTTGGTACGCTAATGGGGCAATTGGTATTTGGGTATTTGGGAGACAAACTAGGCCGGAAAAAAGTTTATGGCATCACTTTAGTTCTTATGTGCATTTGTGCCATCTGTTCTGGTTTATCATTTGGGCACAGTGCAAAAGCTGTGATCGGAACACTATGTTTCTTTAGGTTCTGGCTCGGATTTGGGATCGGTGGCGACTACCCTTTATCTGCTACTATCATGTCAGAATATGCTAACAAGAAAACTCGTGGGGCGTTCATAGCTGCAGTGTTTGCTATGCAAGGAGTTGGGATCGTTTTTGCTGGAGTTGTGTCGACGGTTGTTTCTAAAATCTTCCTCGACTATTATGAAGCTAAAAAATTTTCTGAAGCAAATCTATTCTCAACTGAACTAAAGGGGGATTATGCATGGCGAATTGTGCTAATGCTTGGTGCACTTCCGGCCCTCCTCACCTTCTACTGGAGGATGAAAATGCCTGAAACAGCACGTTACACGGCCATAATCGAAGGGAACGCAAAGCTAGCAGCTTCAGACATGGGCAGAGttcttaattttgaaattgaagCCGAACCTGAAAAGATAGCCCAATTCAATGCATCAAACGAGTACCCTTTGTTCTCACATGAATTCATAAGACGCCATGGGAAACATCTATTCGGCACGATGACCACATGGTTTCTACTAGACATAGCATTTTACAGCCAAAATCTCACACAAAAAGACATCTTTCCAACTGTCGGGCTTACCAGCAAACCCGAAGACGTGAGTGCCCTTAAAGAAATGTTCGAAACATCGCGTGCAATGTTTGTGATCGCCTTACTGGGGACTTTCCCGGGATACTGGTTCACCGTAGCTTTCATCGAAAAGATCGGACGTTTTTACATACAGTTGGTGGGCTTCTTCATGATGTCCATTTTCATGCTTACAATGGGTCTGGAGTATGACACGCTGAAGACGAAAGAACACAAATGGACCTTCGCTGCGCTTTATGGGCTCACCTTCTTCTTCGCGAACTTCGGCCCTAATAGCACCACCTTTGTCCTCCCGGCGGAGCTTTTCCCGACGAGGGTCAG GTCCACATGCCATGCATTTAGCGCCGCCTCAGGGAAGGCGGGGGCGATGATCGGTGCCTTTGGGATTCAATACTACACCCAAGATGGAGACGTGCCCAAAATCAAGAAAGCTATGATTCTGTTGGCCGCGACAAATTTATTGGGCTTTTTCTGCACTTTTCTTCTGACTGAGACAAAGGGAAGGTCTTTGGAGGAAATTTCCGGCGAAGACGGAGGTGGCGGGGAGGCTCAGACGACTGGAAAAAACCCGGTCAGTCAATCGGAAAACTGGGAAGATTCGAGGAATTATCTTTAA
- the LOC140885520 gene encoding polypyrimidine tract-binding protein homolog 2-like isoform X5, giving the protein MRVSLALMSCTWHVSRINLQWQLIASGEIGNVFSAFGFVHKITTFEKTAGFQALVQFSDSETASSAKDSLDGRSIPRYLIPELGPCSLRITYSAHTDLSVKFQSHRSRDYTNPLLPIAPSAIDASGQSIGIDGKKLEPESNVLLASIENMQYAVTLDVMHQVFSAFGPVLKIAMFDKNGGLQALVQYPDVQTAVVAKEALEGHCIYDGGFCKLHLSYSRHVDLSIKVNNDRSRDYTTPSTPVLNAQHSILGQQPYHPAGGQSSNVYSGPQYASAPVHAVPPHSAGWNPMMPQSMHMQMHNYPYSPATSSPAWSHGMISPHGQNGSPKSPMPPYHHQ; this is encoded by the exons ATGCGCGTCTCGTTAGCATTGATGTCATGCACTTG GCACGTGTCAAGGATAAATCTTCAATGGCAGCTTATTGCATCGGGAGAAATAGGGAAT GTGTTTTCAGCATTTGGATTTGTGCACAAGATAACCACATTTGAGAAGACTGCTGGTTTTCAG GCTTTGGTGCAATTTTCTGATTCAGAGACTGCCTCTTCTGCTAAGGACTCCCTTGATGGAAGAAGCATTCCAAG GTATTTGATACCAGAGCTGGGACCATGTTCCCTTCGGATTACATATTCTGCTCATACTGATTTGAGTGTAAAATTCCAGAGTCATCGTAGTAG GGACTATACTAATCCTCTACTCCCCATTGCTCCTTCAGCCATTGATGCGAGCGGTCAG AGTATAGGAATTGATGGAAAAAAACTGGAGCCAGAGAGCAATGTTCTTCTCGCCTCAATTGAAAACATGCAGTATGCAGTCACCTTGGATGTTATGCACCAG GTCTTCTCTGCTTTCGGGCCCGTCCTTAAGATAGCCATGTTTGATAAAAATGGTGGTCTTCAGGCTTTGGTACAGTATCCTG ATGTTCAGACAGCTGTTGTTGCAAAGGAAGCCCTGGAAGGACACTGCATATATGATGGAGGATTTTGCAAGCTCCATCTCTCCTATTCCCGACACGTTGATCTCAGCATAAAG GTCAACAATGACAGGAGCAGGGACTACACCACCCCCAGTACTCCCGTCTTGAACGCTCAACATTCTATCTTGGGACAGCAACCATACCACCCTGCAGGAGGCCAAAGCTCTAATGTTTACAGTGGACCACAGTATGCTTCAGCACCAGTTCATGCGGTGCCTCCACATTCAGCTGGTTGGAACCCAATGATGCCTCAATCCATGCATATGCAAATGCATAATTATCCTTATTCCCCTGCTACAAGTTCTCCAGCGTGGAGCCATGGAATGATTTCACCTCATGGCCAGAATGGTTCGCCAAAGTCCCCAATGCCCCCTTATCATCATCAATAG
- the LOC140885520 gene encoding polypyrimidine tract-binding protein homolog 2-like isoform X4 — MRVSLALMSCTCRHVSRINLQWQLIASGEIGNVFSAFGFVHKITTFEKTAGFQALVQFSDSETASSAKDSLDGRSIPRYLIPELGPCSLRITYSAHTDLSVKFQSHRSRDYTNPLLPIAPSAIDASGQSIGIDGKKLEPESNVLLASIENMQYAVTLDVMHQVFSAFGPVLKIAMFDKNGGLQALVQYPDVQTAVVAKEALEGHCIYDGGFCKLHLSYSRHVDLSIKVNNDRSRDYTTPSTPVLNAQHSILGQQPYHPAGGQSSNVYSGPQYASAPVHAVPPHSAGWNPMMPQSMHMQMHNYPYSPATSSPAWSHGMISPHGQNGSPKSPMPPYHHQ, encoded by the exons ATGCGCGTCTCGTTAGCATTGATGTCATGCACTTG CAGGCACGTGTCAAGGATAAATCTTCAATGGCAGCTTATTGCATCGGGAGAAATAGGGAAT GTGTTTTCAGCATTTGGATTTGTGCACAAGATAACCACATTTGAGAAGACTGCTGGTTTTCAG GCTTTGGTGCAATTTTCTGATTCAGAGACTGCCTCTTCTGCTAAGGACTCCCTTGATGGAAGAAGCATTCCAAG GTATTTGATACCAGAGCTGGGACCATGTTCCCTTCGGATTACATATTCTGCTCATACTGATTTGAGTGTAAAATTCCAGAGTCATCGTAGTAG GGACTATACTAATCCTCTACTCCCCATTGCTCCTTCAGCCATTGATGCGAGCGGTCAG AGTATAGGAATTGATGGAAAAAAACTGGAGCCAGAGAGCAATGTTCTTCTCGCCTCAATTGAAAACATGCAGTATGCAGTCACCTTGGATGTTATGCACCAG GTCTTCTCTGCTTTCGGGCCCGTCCTTAAGATAGCCATGTTTGATAAAAATGGTGGTCTTCAGGCTTTGGTACAGTATCCTG ATGTTCAGACAGCTGTTGTTGCAAAGGAAGCCCTGGAAGGACACTGCATATATGATGGAGGATTTTGCAAGCTCCATCTCTCCTATTCCCGACACGTTGATCTCAGCATAAAG GTCAACAATGACAGGAGCAGGGACTACACCACCCCCAGTACTCCCGTCTTGAACGCTCAACATTCTATCTTGGGACAGCAACCATACCACCCTGCAGGAGGCCAAAGCTCTAATGTTTACAGTGGACCACAGTATGCTTCAGCACCAGTTCATGCGGTGCCTCCACATTCAGCTGGTTGGAACCCAATGATGCCTCAATCCATGCATATGCAAATGCATAATTATCCTTATTCCCCTGCTACAAGTTCTCCAGCGTGGAGCCATGGAATGATTTCACCTCATGGCCAGAATGGTTCGCCAAAGTCCCCAATGCCCCCTTATCATCATCAATAG
- the LOC140885520 gene encoding polypyrimidine tract-binding protein homolog 2-like isoform X1, whose product MTSNSSQPQFRYTQPPSKVLHLRNLPWECTEEELVEFGKPFGNVVNTKCNVGANRNQAFIEFAEPNQAIGMMSYYASSSEPAQVRGKTVYLQYSNRQEIVNNKTAADVAGNVLLVTIEGTDARLVSIDVMHLVRTYAYLSQAQSHDKLTNRHVSRINLQWQLIASGEIGNVFSAFGFVHKITTFEKTAGFQALVQFSDSETASSAKDSLDGRSIPRYLIPELGPCSLRITYSAHTDLSVKFQSHRSRDYTNPLLPIAPSAIDASGQSIGIDGKKLEPESNVLLASIENMQYAVTLDVMHQVFSAFGPVLKIAMFDKNGGLQALVQYPDVQTAVVAKEALEGHCIYDGGFCKLHLSYSRHVDLSIKVNNDRSRDYTTPSTPVLNAQHSILGQQPYHPAGGQSSNVYSGPQYASAPVHAVPPHSAGWNPMMPQSMHMQMHNYPYSPATSSPAWSHGMISPHGQNGSPKSPMPPYHHQ is encoded by the exons ATGACATCTAATTCCAGCCAGCCGCAGTTCCGCTACACCCAACCCCCATCCAAGGTCCTCCATTTACGAAACTTACCTTGGGAATGTACTGAAGAGGAACTGGTTGAATTCGGCAAACCTTTTGGTAATGTTGTCAATACAAAGTGTAATGTGGGGGCCAATCGAAACCAAGCTTTTATTGAGTTT GCGGAACCAAATCAAGCTATTGGTATGATGTCTTACTATGCATCCTCATCAGAGCCCGCTCAGGTACGAGGGAAAACTGTTTACTTACAGTATTCCAACAGGCAAGAAATAGTGAACAATAAAACTGCAGCAGATGTTGCTGGAAATGTTCTCTTGGTGACAATTGAGGGGACTGATGCGCGTCTCGTTAGCATTGATGTCATGCACTTGGTAAGAACTTATGCATATCTCTCGCAAGCTCAGAGCCATGATAAGTTGACGAA CAGGCACGTGTCAAGGATAAATCTTCAATGGCAGCTTATTGCATCGGGAGAAATAGGGAAT GTGTTTTCAGCATTTGGATTTGTGCACAAGATAACCACATTTGAGAAGACTGCTGGTTTTCAG GCTTTGGTGCAATTTTCTGATTCAGAGACTGCCTCTTCTGCTAAGGACTCCCTTGATGGAAGAAGCATTCCAAG GTATTTGATACCAGAGCTGGGACCATGTTCCCTTCGGATTACATATTCTGCTCATACTGATTTGAGTGTAAAATTCCAGAGTCATCGTAGTAG GGACTATACTAATCCTCTACTCCCCATTGCTCCTTCAGCCATTGATGCGAGCGGTCAG AGTATAGGAATTGATGGAAAAAAACTGGAGCCAGAGAGCAATGTTCTTCTCGCCTCAATTGAAAACATGCAGTATGCAGTCACCTTGGATGTTATGCACCAG GTCTTCTCTGCTTTCGGGCCCGTCCTTAAGATAGCCATGTTTGATAAAAATGGTGGTCTTCAGGCTTTGGTACAGTATCCTG ATGTTCAGACAGCTGTTGTTGCAAAGGAAGCCCTGGAAGGACACTGCATATATGATGGAGGATTTTGCAAGCTCCATCTCTCCTATTCCCGACACGTTGATCTCAGCATAAAG GTCAACAATGACAGGAGCAGGGACTACACCACCCCCAGTACTCCCGTCTTGAACGCTCAACATTCTATCTTGGGACAGCAACCATACCACCCTGCAGGAGGCCAAAGCTCTAATGTTTACAGTGGACCACAGTATGCTTCAGCACCAGTTCATGCGGTGCCTCCACATTCAGCTGGTTGGAACCCAATGATGCCTCAATCCATGCATATGCAAATGCATAATTATCCTTATTCCCCTGCTACAAGTTCTCCAGCGTGGAGCCATGGAATGATTTCACCTCATGGCCAGAATGGTTCGCCAAAGTCCCCAATGCCCCCTTATCATCATCAATAG
- the LOC140885520 gene encoding polypyrimidine tract-binding protein homolog 2-like isoform X6, with amino-acid sequence MHLVFSAFGFVHKITTFEKTAGFQALVQFSDSETASSAKDSLDGRSIPRYLIPELGPCSLRITYSAHTDLSVKFQSHRSRDYTNPLLPIAPSAIDASGQSIGIDGKKLEPESNVLLASIENMQYAVTLDVMHQVFSAFGPVLKIAMFDKNGGLQALVQYPDVQTAVVAKEALEGHCIYDGGFCKLHLSYSRHVDLSIKVNNDRSRDYTTPSTPVLNAQHSILGQQPYHPAGGQSSNVYSGPQYASAPVHAVPPHSAGWNPMMPQSMHMQMHNYPYSPATSSPAWSHGMISPHGQNGSPKSPMPPYHHQ; translated from the exons ATGCACTTG GTGTTTTCAGCATTTGGATTTGTGCACAAGATAACCACATTTGAGAAGACTGCTGGTTTTCAG GCTTTGGTGCAATTTTCTGATTCAGAGACTGCCTCTTCTGCTAAGGACTCCCTTGATGGAAGAAGCATTCCAAG GTATTTGATACCAGAGCTGGGACCATGTTCCCTTCGGATTACATATTCTGCTCATACTGATTTGAGTGTAAAATTCCAGAGTCATCGTAGTAG GGACTATACTAATCCTCTACTCCCCATTGCTCCTTCAGCCATTGATGCGAGCGGTCAG AGTATAGGAATTGATGGAAAAAAACTGGAGCCAGAGAGCAATGTTCTTCTCGCCTCAATTGAAAACATGCAGTATGCAGTCACCTTGGATGTTATGCACCAG GTCTTCTCTGCTTTCGGGCCCGTCCTTAAGATAGCCATGTTTGATAAAAATGGTGGTCTTCAGGCTTTGGTACAGTATCCTG ATGTTCAGACAGCTGTTGTTGCAAAGGAAGCCCTGGAAGGACACTGCATATATGATGGAGGATTTTGCAAGCTCCATCTCTCCTATTCCCGACACGTTGATCTCAGCATAAAG GTCAACAATGACAGGAGCAGGGACTACACCACCCCCAGTACTCCCGTCTTGAACGCTCAACATTCTATCTTGGGACAGCAACCATACCACCCTGCAGGAGGCCAAAGCTCTAATGTTTACAGTGGACCACAGTATGCTTCAGCACCAGTTCATGCGGTGCCTCCACATTCAGCTGGTTGGAACCCAATGATGCCTCAATCCATGCATATGCAAATGCATAATTATCCTTATTCCCCTGCTACAAGTTCTCCAGCGTGGAGCCATGGAATGATTTCACCTCATGGCCAGAATGGTTCGCCAAAGTCCCCAATGCCCCCTTATCATCATCAATAG